One Microbacterium sp. No. 7 genomic window carries:
- a CDS encoding thiolase family protein has translation MVNAVIVDAVRIASGRGKPGGALSGIHPVDLGAHVVAALRERNGLEPDQIDDVIMGAVGQVGDQSTNLARNVVLAAGLDESVPGVTIDRQCGSSQQAAHFAAQGVIAGAYDIVIAGGVESMSRVPMGSSTAGGTPNSPRIHARYPEGLVNQGVAAELIAAKWGYDRARLDEFAALSHARAAAALEAGLFDSTTVPISVETADGQTVVHTVDETVRAGTTVEKLAGLPASFRDEAIARRFPQVGWNITPGNSSPLTDGASAVLIMSEERANALGLTPRARFHSFAVVGDDPLYMLTGPIPATRRILERSGLRMDDLDAYEVNEAFASVPLAWAEELGADPERLNPWGGAIALGHALGSSGTRLLGTLLAHLEATGGRYGLQTMCEGGGMANATIIERL, from the coding sequence ATGGTCAACGCAGTCATCGTCGATGCCGTCCGCATCGCGTCAGGACGGGGCAAGCCCGGGGGCGCCCTGTCGGGCATCCATCCGGTCGACCTCGGCGCGCACGTCGTCGCGGCGCTCCGGGAGCGCAACGGGCTCGAGCCCGATCAGATCGACGATGTGATCATGGGCGCGGTCGGCCAGGTCGGCGACCAGAGCACGAACCTCGCCCGCAACGTCGTGCTCGCCGCGGGCCTCGACGAGTCGGTGCCCGGCGTCACGATCGACCGCCAGTGCGGCTCGAGCCAGCAGGCCGCGCACTTCGCCGCGCAGGGCGTGATCGCGGGCGCCTACGACATCGTCATCGCGGGCGGCGTGGAGTCGATGAGCCGCGTGCCGATGGGCTCGTCCACCGCGGGCGGCACGCCGAACTCGCCGCGCATCCACGCCCGCTATCCCGAGGGCCTGGTGAACCAGGGCGTCGCCGCCGAGCTCATCGCCGCGAAGTGGGGCTACGACCGCGCCCGGCTCGACGAGTTCGCCGCGCTGTCGCACGCCCGCGCGGCCGCCGCGCTGGAGGCCGGCCTCTTCGACTCGACCACCGTGCCGATCTCGGTGGAGACCGCCGACGGGCAGACGGTCGTGCACACCGTCGACGAGACCGTGCGCGCCGGCACGACCGTCGAGAAGCTCGCGGGCCTGCCCGCGTCGTTCCGCGACGAGGCGATCGCCCGGCGCTTCCCGCAGGTCGGCTGGAACATCACGCCCGGCAACTCCTCTCCCCTCACCGACGGCGCCTCGGCCGTGCTCATCATGAGCGAGGAGCGCGCGAACGCGCTCGGGCTCACGCCGCGGGCGCGCTTCCACTCCTTCGCGGTCGTCGGCGACGACCCGCTCTACATGCTGACGGGCCCGATCCCCGCCACACGGCGGATCCTGGAACGGTCGGGGCTCCGCATGGACGACCTCGACGCGTACGAGGTCAACGAGGCGTTCGCCTCCGTGCCGCTCGCGTGGGCCGAGGAGCTCGGCGCCGACCCCGAGAGGCTCAACCCGTGGGGCGGCGCGATCGCGCTGGGCCACGCGCTCGGCTCGTCGGGCACGCGACTGCTGGGCACGCTGCTGGCGCACCTCGAGGCGACCGGAGGCCGCTACGGCCTGCAGACCATGTGCGAGGGCGGCGGCATGGCCAACGCCACGATCATCGAACGACTCTGA
- a CDS encoding enoyl-CoA hydratase/isomerase family protein: protein MPELATLERDGRIAHLTLRRGDVGNALDQPLAEAFAAAVRELLLIEEPLVVVLQSDGALFCAGGDVAAVSTAPDPGAYLTRLASTMHDVLPALRDAPHLVVARVQGAAAGAGLALVLNADVVVASSAAVFLSAYAGVGLTPDCGVSRLLPRVVGERRAIELALTGRVLSAEEARDWGLVTTVAAPDELDAAVDALAGRLAAGPAQAQARTVALLRADHPGYEEHLAAEVRGLADQIALDDTRARMRAFLERSRARTS, encoded by the coding sequence ATGCCCGAGCTCGCAACCCTCGAGCGCGACGGCCGCATCGCGCACCTGACCCTGCGCCGCGGTGACGTCGGCAACGCGCTCGACCAGCCCCTGGCCGAGGCGTTCGCCGCCGCCGTCCGCGAGCTGCTCCTGATCGAGGAGCCGCTCGTGGTCGTGCTGCAGTCCGACGGCGCGCTGTTCTGCGCGGGCGGCGACGTCGCCGCGGTGTCGACGGCGCCCGACCCCGGCGCGTACCTCACGCGGCTGGCGTCCACGATGCACGACGTGCTCCCGGCGCTGCGCGACGCGCCGCACCTGGTGGTCGCCCGCGTGCAGGGTGCGGCGGCGGGCGCCGGCCTCGCCCTCGTGCTCAACGCCGACGTCGTGGTCGCGTCGAGCGCGGCCGTCTTCCTCAGCGCGTACGCCGGAGTCGGGCTCACTCCCGACTGCGGCGTCAGCCGGCTGCTGCCGCGCGTCGTCGGGGAGCGCCGCGCGATCGAGCTCGCCCTCACGGGCCGCGTGCTGAGCGCCGAGGAGGCGCGCGACTGGGGTCTCGTCACCACGGTGGCCGCGCCCGACGAGCTCGACGCCGCGGTCGACGCCCTCGCGGGGCGTCTCGCGGCGGGGCCGGCCCAGGCGCAGGCGCGCACGGTCGCGCTCCTGCGCGCCGACCACCCCGGATACGAGGAGCACCTCGCCGCGGAGGTCCGCGGGCTCGCCGACCAGATCGCCCTGGACGACACCCGCGCACGCATGCGAGCGTTCCTGGAGCGGTCCCGCGCCCGCACGAGCTGA
- a CDS encoding DUF4286 family protein: MTRSLFVLRSNAVEGREDEYNEWYDETHIPDVLAVPGFASAQRYRLDDHPRNARAPFGYMVVYELDGDPAAALDALNAAMADGSIALSDALDTSRERRPEGFLYRAVGERVTS; the protein is encoded by the coding sequence ATGACCCGTTCCCTCTTCGTCCTCCGGTCCAACGCCGTGGAAGGGCGCGAAGACGAGTACAACGAGTGGTACGACGAGACCCACATCCCCGACGTGCTCGCGGTGCCCGGCTTCGCGTCGGCGCAGCGCTACCGCCTCGACGACCATCCGCGCAACGCGCGCGCCCCGTTCGGCTACATGGTCGTCTACGAGCTCGACGGCGACCCGGCCGCGGCGCTCGACGCGCTGAACGCCGCGATGGCCGACGGCTCGATCGCGCTCAGCGACGCCCTCGACACGAGTCGGGAGCGGCGCCCCGAGGGCTTCCTCTACCGCGCCGTCGGCGAACGCGTGACCTCTTGA
- a CDS encoding SDR family oxidoreductase: MLRHDVTVIVGAGGMGEAIARRGGAGRRILLADLDRAHAAAVAERLEGDGFGAVAEAVDVCEAPSIDALAARAQELGPVRSVVVTSGVSPSGSDARVILATNLIGVGRVIETFGDVIAPGGAGVVICSMAADFAPPIDEEVGRALALAPVDELPRVIERAGLHELTPGDAYRVSKRGIRARTAAASLAWARRGARLNSLSPGHTITRMGRHEESGAQGERIRALLDLSAAGRAGTATEIADAAAFLLSEQASYVTGTDLLVDGGAVAAQRWATR; the protein is encoded by the coding sequence ATGTTGCGACACGACGTGACCGTGATCGTCGGCGCGGGCGGCATGGGCGAGGCGATCGCCCGCCGCGGCGGCGCCGGCCGCCGGATCCTGCTCGCCGACCTCGACCGCGCGCACGCGGCTGCCGTCGCCGAGCGCCTCGAGGGCGACGGCTTCGGCGCCGTCGCCGAGGCCGTCGATGTGTGCGAAGCCCCCTCGATCGACGCCCTCGCCGCCCGTGCCCAGGAGCTCGGCCCCGTGCGCAGCGTCGTCGTGACCTCCGGCGTGAGCCCGTCGGGGTCAGACGCACGCGTCATCCTCGCGACCAACCTCATCGGCGTGGGACGGGTGATCGAGACGTTCGGCGACGTGATCGCCCCCGGCGGCGCGGGCGTCGTGATCTGCAGCATGGCGGCCGACTTCGCCCCGCCGATCGACGAGGAGGTCGGCCGCGCGCTCGCGCTCGCCCCCGTCGACGAGCTCCCCCGAGTCATCGAGCGCGCGGGCCTGCACGAGCTGACCCCCGGCGACGCCTACCGCGTCTCGAAGCGGGGCATCCGCGCCCGCACCGCCGCGGCGAGCCTGGCCTGGGCCCGGCGCGGCGCGCGGCTGAACTCGCTGAGCCCCGGTCACACGATCACCCGCATGGGCCGGCACGAGGAGTCCGGTGCGCAGGGCGAGCGCATCCGCGCCCTGCTCGACCTCAGCGCCGCCGGCCGCGCCGGCACCGCGACCGAGATCGCCGACGCCGCGGCCTTCCTGCTGAGCGAGCAGGCCTCCTACGTCACCGGCACCGACCTGCTCGTCGACGGCGGCGCCGTCGCGGCACAGCGTTGGGCGACGCGATAG
- a CDS encoding oxidoreductase family protein, protein MPATINPAPTAVDEILDPAWLSASLDLPVRAVEVVETIKTVATKVRLRIDLDDALPSQSLCVKGFFDHDPLPANRARSTQNEVRFYREIAPRLDIVVPHARYARIDEASGHGLLIMDDVVARGGRFLSALEPYSPEQARDSLAALATLHAAHWHESGLDDVPWVGDWLQSLADTPLMPATDLQLLMDDGRFATHPGLADAERLHHGIRALAERGRGDVRTLVHGDAHAGNLYTIDGRMALIDWQVLQRSTWAIDVAYHVGAALSVEQRRSHERALLESYLDALRARGVDAPPATTAWDSYRAGMIYGYYLWAVTRRVARPITEEFSQRLVTAVDDLDSYALLGV, encoded by the coding sequence ATGCCCGCCACGATCAATCCCGCCCCCACCGCCGTAGACGAGATCCTCGATCCCGCGTGGCTGTCCGCGAGCCTCGACCTGCCCGTGCGCGCCGTCGAGGTCGTCGAGACCATCAAGACCGTCGCCACGAAGGTGCGCCTGCGTATCGACCTCGACGACGCCCTCCCCTCGCAGTCGCTCTGCGTGAAGGGGTTCTTCGACCACGACCCGCTCCCGGCCAACCGGGCCCGGAGCACCCAGAACGAGGTGCGGTTCTACCGCGAGATCGCGCCGCGGCTCGACATCGTGGTGCCGCACGCCCGCTACGCGCGGATCGACGAGGCGAGCGGCCACGGCCTGCTGATCATGGACGACGTCGTCGCACGGGGCGGCCGCTTCCTGTCGGCCCTGGAGCCCTACTCCCCCGAGCAGGCCCGCGACAGCCTCGCCGCGCTCGCGACGCTGCACGCCGCGCACTGGCACGAGTCGGGGCTCGACGACGTGCCCTGGGTCGGCGACTGGCTCCAGTCGCTCGCAGACACGCCGCTGATGCCCGCGACCGACCTGCAGCTCCTCATGGACGACGGCCGGTTCGCCACGCACCCCGGTCTCGCCGACGCCGAACGACTGCACCACGGCATCCGCGCGCTCGCGGAGCGGGGCCGGGGCGACGTGCGCACGCTCGTGCACGGCGACGCGCACGCGGGCAACCTGTACACAATCGACGGCCGCATGGCCCTGATCGACTGGCAGGTGCTGCAGCGCAGCACCTGGGCGATCGACGTCGCCTACCACGTGGGTGCGGCACTGAGCGTCGAGCAGCGCCGCTCCCACGAGCGCGCACTGCTGGAGTCGTACCTCGACGCCCTGCGGGCGCGCGGCGTCGACGCGCCGCCCGCGACGACCGCATGGGACTCGTACCGCGCGGGGATGATCTACGGCTACTACCTCTGGGCCGTCACACGCCGCGTGGCCCGGCCCATCACCGAGGAGTTCTCGCAGCGCCTCGTGACGGCCGTCGACGACCTCGACAGCTACGCCCTGCTGGGCGTGTGA
- a CDS encoding phosphotransferase family protein, whose amino-acid sequence MSGSKRESEMIVAPAQRDLGELARQLTAWLQARLGVREVRVRDLSYPRGAGQSHETILFSAAWDDADGAHDRGLVVRIKPTAFTVFYDDLFEEQFRLMRVLHESGRVRVAPTLWLEDDPEILGAPFFVMERLSGRVAVSHPPYTDVGWVAEASPAERERLFRNSIRELAAISSIPLDSVGFLAGPGGVTGMEQEWDRWTRFLDRIDRHGRPAPVHRRVWERLRDTMPGNRPAGLVWGDARLGNVMVDDDFEVVALMDWEQPSLGGALHDLGWWLVNQRTKIFQRGGRPFEGMPDAETTAALWREHTGIPTDGLEWYEAFAGFKTACLAVNMIDLRAGAVDERGVAQTDQLRVVRELTGV is encoded by the coding sequence ATGTCCGGCTCGAAGCGCGAATCGGAGATGATCGTCGCTCCCGCGCAGCGCGATCTCGGAGAGCTCGCCCGGCAGTTGACGGCCTGGCTCCAGGCACGGCTGGGCGTGCGCGAGGTGCGCGTGCGCGACCTCTCCTACCCCCGCGGCGCGGGTCAGTCGCACGAGACGATCCTGTTCTCGGCGGCATGGGACGACGCCGACGGCGCCCACGACCGGGGTCTCGTCGTGCGCATCAAGCCGACGGCCTTCACGGTGTTCTACGACGACCTGTTCGAGGAGCAGTTCCGGCTGATGCGGGTGCTTCACGAGTCCGGCCGCGTGCGCGTCGCCCCGACGCTCTGGCTGGAGGACGACCCCGAGATCCTCGGCGCGCCCTTCTTCGTGATGGAGCGGCTCTCCGGCCGCGTCGCCGTGTCGCATCCGCCCTACACCGACGTGGGCTGGGTCGCCGAGGCGAGCCCCGCCGAACGCGAGCGGCTCTTCCGCAACAGCATCCGCGAGCTTGCCGCGATCTCGTCGATCCCGCTGGACAGCGTCGGCTTCCTCGCCGGGCCCGGCGGCGTCACGGGCATGGAGCAGGAATGGGATCGGTGGACGCGCTTCCTCGACCGCATCGACCGGCACGGGCGCCCCGCGCCCGTGCATCGCCGCGTGTGGGAGAGGCTCAGGGACACGATGCCCGGCAACCGGCCCGCGGGCCTCGTCTGGGGGGACGCGCGCCTCGGCAACGTTATGGTCGACGACGACTTCGAGGTCGTCGCGCTGATGGACTGGGAGCAGCCGTCGCTCGGCGGCGCGCTGCACGACCTGGGCTGGTGGCTCGTCAACCAGCGCACCAAGATCTTCCAGCGCGGCGGCCGGCCGTTCGAGGGCATGCCCGACGCGGAGACCACCGCGGCCCTGTGGCGGGAGCACACCGGCATCCCGACCGACGGGCTGGAATGGTACGAGGCGTTCGCGGGGTTCAAGACCGCGTGTCTCGCCGTGAACATGATCGACCTGCGCGCCGGCGCGGTCGACGAGCGGGGCGTCGCGCAGACCGACCAGCTGCGCGTCGTCCGCGAGCTGACGGGGGTGTGA
- a CDS encoding PDR/VanB family oxidoreductase: protein MSQTIKLRVRSAELVAEGVRQLELESMAGLDLPPWQPGAHIEVRLPSGLVRHYSLCGDPADRKVYRIAVLREAAGRGGSIELHDAVAAGDAIEVRTPRNNFELHPAGGYLFLGGGIGVTPLIPMMREADEKGIPWRLVYGGRSRSSMAYVTALQAEHGEQVAVSADDAEGRPDFAALLDALVPGTAVYACGPTPMLDLLAAMAVEREPAVDLHLERFAVDAVDITGEPFEAELTRSGVTIEVGSDETLLGAMLQRGLNAPYSCENGYCGTCEAVVLEGEPDHRDTYLTDDEKADGFTMMICVSRCAGRRIVLDL, encoded by the coding sequence GTGTCACAGACCATCAAGCTGCGCGTCCGCTCCGCCGAGCTCGTCGCCGAGGGCGTCCGGCAGCTCGAGCTCGAGTCGATGGCGGGTCTCGACCTGCCGCCGTGGCAGCCGGGCGCGCACATCGAGGTGAGGCTTCCGTCGGGTCTCGTGCGGCACTACTCGCTGTGCGGAGACCCGGCCGACCGCAAGGTCTACCGCATCGCGGTGCTGAGGGAGGCCGCGGGGCGGGGCGGGTCGATCGAGCTGCACGACGCGGTCGCCGCGGGCGACGCGATCGAGGTGCGCACGCCGCGCAACAACTTCGAGCTGCACCCGGCCGGCGGCTACCTCTTCCTCGGCGGCGGCATCGGCGTGACGCCGCTCATCCCGATGATGCGCGAGGCCGACGAGAAGGGCATTCCGTGGCGGCTCGTGTACGGCGGCCGTTCCCGTTCGTCGATGGCGTACGTCACGGCGCTGCAGGCCGAGCACGGCGAGCAGGTCGCGGTCTCGGCCGACGACGCCGAGGGCCGGCCCGACTTCGCCGCCCTGCTCGACGCGCTCGTTCCCGGCACCGCCGTCTACGCGTGCGGTCCGACCCCCATGCTCGACCTGCTCGCCGCGATGGCGGTCGAGCGCGAGCCCGCGGTCGACCTGCACCTGGAGCGCTTCGCGGTCGACGCGGTCGACATCACGGGCGAGCCCTTCGAGGCCGAGCTCACGCGCAGCGGGGTCACGATCGAGGTCGGGTCCGACGAGACCCTGCTCGGCGCCATGCTCCAGCGCGGCCTCAACGCCCCGTACTCGTGCGAGAACGGATACTGCGGAACCTGCGAGGCCGTCGTGCTCGAGGGCGAGCCCGACCATCGGGACACCTATCTGACCGATGACGAGAAGGCGGACGGCTTCACCATGATGATCTGCGTCAGCCGGTGCGCCGGCCGCCGCATCGTCCTGGACCTCTGA
- a CDS encoding FAD-dependent oxidoreductase: MATFEHAIVLGGSVAGLLAATALSPHFERVTIVDRDELLVEGPEARLGRRGVPQSNQIHHMLLLGKQKVEALLPGFEQELIDLGCERYDDTADFAQWAGGAWRIRVPSELQIIAFQRPLFEWALRRRVLALPNVVTVKGMAAGLLAEEGDARVIGAKVRGVEGGTLTGDLVVDATGRGSRSANWIEDLGYEKPEERHLRIYMGYSTFTARFPEGVLPHGLAGIMVTGSPENPRGGSIRPAGGGLHDVVAYGMLKNYPPDDFDSVMEFFRKLDSPLISQYVSRAEILSEVAPYQMPGNQRRMWEDLTRRPEGFVVVGDAVTSFNPRYGQGMTMASLGATVLGEQLAGRTVIDGLADAVQTALGPWADMAFNLAYSLDSQYPDAEYENLEPPSARDKARARALTAAQTEEAHVLIAAKSASLTMDPSYMQAPDVVATIDEWIASGRRPRPEATDPLEPPRLTLAPASAA; this comes from the coding sequence ATGGCCACATTCGAACACGCGATCGTCCTCGGCGGCAGCGTCGCCGGGCTGCTCGCGGCCACCGCGCTGAGCCCGCACTTCGAGCGGGTGACGATCGTCGACCGCGACGAGCTCCTCGTCGAGGGGCCGGAGGCGCGGCTCGGGCGTCGCGGCGTGCCGCAGTCGAACCAGATCCACCACATGCTGCTGCTGGGCAAGCAGAAGGTCGAGGCGCTGCTGCCCGGCTTCGAGCAGGAGCTCATCGACCTGGGCTGCGAGCGCTACGACGACACCGCCGACTTCGCCCAGTGGGCGGGCGGCGCCTGGCGCATCCGCGTGCCCTCCGAGCTGCAGATCATCGCGTTCCAGCGTCCGCTCTTCGAGTGGGCGCTGCGCCGTCGCGTGCTCGCGCTGCCCAACGTGGTCACGGTCAAGGGCATGGCGGCGGGCCTCCTCGCCGAGGAGGGCGACGCGCGCGTCATCGGCGCGAAGGTGCGCGGCGTCGAGGGCGGCACGCTCACGGGCGACCTCGTCGTCGACGCGACGGGCCGCGGGTCGCGATCGGCCAACTGGATCGAGGACCTCGGCTACGAGAAGCCCGAGGAGCGGCACCTGCGCATCTACATGGGGTACTCGACGTTCACGGCGCGCTTCCCCGAGGGCGTGCTGCCGCACGGGCTGGCGGGCATCATGGTCACCGGCTCGCCCGAGAACCCGCGCGGCGGCTCGATCCGGCCCGCGGGCGGCGGCCTGCACGACGTCGTGGCCTACGGCATGCTCAAGAACTACCCGCCCGACGACTTCGACTCGGTCATGGAGTTCTTCCGCAAGCTCGACAGCCCCCTGATCTCCCAGTACGTCAGCCGGGCCGAGATCCTCAGCGAGGTCGCTCCGTACCAGATGCCCGGCAATCAGCGCCGCATGTGGGAGGACCTGACGCGACGCCCCGAGGGGTTCGTCGTCGTCGGCGACGCCGTGACCTCGTTCAACCCGCGGTACGGGCAGGGCATGACGATGGCCTCGCTCGGCGCGACCGTGCTCGGCGAGCAGCTCGCGGGACGCACCGTGATCGACGGCCTCGCCGACGCGGTGCAGACGGCGCTCGGCCCGTGGGCCGACATGGCGTTCAACCTCGCCTACTCGCTCGACTCGCAGTACCCCGACGCGGAGTACGAGAACCTCGAGCCCCCGTCGGCCCGGGACAAGGCGCGGGCGCGTGCCCTCACGGCGGCGCAGACCGAGGAGGCGCACGTGCTGATCGCCGCGAAGTCGGCGTCGCTGACGATGGACCCGTCGTACATGCAGGCGCCCGACGTCGTCGCGACCATCGACGAGTGGATCGCATCGGGGCGTCGACCCCGGCCGGAGGCCACCGACCCGCTCGAGCCGCCTCGACTGACGCTCGCACCCGCTTCGGCCGCCTGA
- a CDS encoding TetR/AcrR family transcriptional regulator, translating into MAKKDDASPTLRRTPTQRRGSGAETRNKLLISARHLAGTRSVADITVEAITHGADVSRAAFYMYFENKSDICHEVAQNAQLAFRGRAADFTVHDDLRETIVDGTRAFVLGFRHDRPGMRMLYDLSYGEQSIRRLVHELRAETYARWTGILGDAVAAGTARQLDDVPGVTRLLCGMMETFCVRSMRTTEYRGTRMDAPRGAAQVADLWWRAVAP; encoded by the coding sequence ATGGCCAAGAAAGACGACGCTTCCCCGACGTTGCGCCGCACGCCGACGCAACGTCGGGGAAGCGGCGCAGAGACGCGCAACAAGCTCCTGATCTCCGCACGTCATCTCGCGGGAACGCGCTCGGTCGCCGACATCACGGTCGAGGCCATCACACACGGTGCCGACGTGTCGCGCGCCGCGTTCTACATGTACTTCGAGAACAAGAGCGACATCTGCCACGAGGTCGCCCAGAACGCGCAGCTGGCGTTCCGCGGGCGCGCGGCCGACTTCACCGTGCACGACGACCTCAGGGAGACGATCGTCGACGGCACGCGCGCGTTCGTGCTCGGCTTCCGGCACGACCGGCCCGGCATGCGGATGCTCTACGACCTCTCGTACGGCGAGCAGAGCATCCGCCGGCTCGTGCACGAGCTGCGCGCCGAGACCTATGCCCGGTGGACCGGCATCCTCGGCGACGCCGTCGCGGCCGGCACGGCGCGGCAGCTCGACGACGTGCCCGGCGTGACGCGCCTGCTCTGCGGCATGATGGAGACCTTCTGCGTGCGCTCGATGCGCACGACGGAGTACCGGGGCACCCGGATGGACGCGCCGCGCGGCGCCGCGCAGGTCGCCGACCTGTGGTGGCGCGCCGTCGCCCCCTGA